The following are encoded together in the Mesoterricola sediminis genome:
- the xerC gene encoding site-specific tyrosine recombinase XerC — translation MPKKGQKRAVKPPVGDVRDPDSLYHHMLRYLEHLAEKNYSPRTIETRESYLRYLIAWCDDRGLTKPQEIDRPILERYQRYLFYYRKADGEPLSTRSQHSRIIPIRHWFSWLVKKGHLLYSPATDLELPRLEKRLPKAILSAREAETVLAVPDLGNASGLRDRAILETFYSTGMRRLELINLTVHSIDAERGTVMIRQGKGRKDRMIPIGERALAWVQRYKESARPDLVAARDDGTLFLSEWGEAFTPNAMTRLVRVYVEKSGVGKKGACHLFRHTMATLMLEGGADIRFIQAMLGHVELSTTQIYTQVSIRLLKSVHAATHPGRLPEVGEHDEEPTAEDLLEALEREAEEEDEG, via the coding sequence ATGCCGAAGAAGGGCCAGAAACGCGCCGTGAAGCCCCCGGTGGGGGATGTCCGGGATCCGGACAGCCTGTATCACCACATGCTCCGCTACCTGGAGCACTTGGCCGAGAAGAACTACAGCCCGCGCACCATCGAAACCCGGGAAAGCTACCTGCGCTATCTCATCGCCTGGTGCGACGACCGGGGCCTGACCAAGCCCCAGGAGATCGACCGGCCCATCCTGGAGCGCTACCAGCGCTACCTGTTCTACTACCGCAAGGCCGACGGCGAGCCGCTCTCGACGCGCAGCCAGCACAGCCGGATCATCCCGATCCGGCATTGGTTCTCCTGGTTGGTGAAGAAGGGGCACCTGCTCTACAGCCCGGCCACGGACCTGGAGCTGCCCCGGCTGGAGAAGCGGCTGCCCAAGGCCATCCTCAGCGCCCGGGAGGCGGAGACGGTGCTGGCGGTGCCGGACCTGGGCAACGCCTCCGGCCTACGCGACCGGGCCATCCTGGAGACCTTCTACAGCACCGGGATGCGCCGGCTGGAGCTGATCAACCTCACGGTGCACAGCATCGACGCCGAGCGCGGGACGGTGATGATCCGCCAGGGCAAGGGCCGCAAGGACCGGATGATCCCGATCGGGGAGCGGGCCCTGGCCTGGGTCCAGCGCTACAAGGAGAGCGCCAGGCCGGACCTGGTGGCCGCCAGGGACGACGGCACGCTGTTCCTGTCCGAATGGGGTGAGGCGTTCACGCCCAACGCCATGACGCGGCTGGTGCGGGTCTACGTGGAGAAGTCGGGGGTCGGCAAGAAGGGCGCCTGCCACCTGTTCCGGCACACGATGGCGACGCTGATGCTGGAGGGTGGCGCGGACATCCGGTTCATCCAGGCCATGCTCGGCCACGTGGAACTGAGCACGACGCAGATCTACACGCAGGTGAGCATCCGCCTGCTCAAGAGCGTCCACGCCGCCACCCACCCGGGACGGCTGCCCGAGGTGGGGGAGCATGACGAGGAGCCCACTGCGGAGGACCTGCTGGAGGCGCTGGAGCGCGAGGCGGAAGAGGAAGACGAGGGCTGA
- a CDS encoding CHC2 zinc finger domain-containing protein, protein MARIADAELERLKAEVSVERLVEAAGIELTRNGKDRLGKCPFHADGEASLVVTPAKNLFHCFGCGTGGGPIDWVMKLQGISFRHAVEQLRADLAPGAPASGPVASSALRKLPPAVAFDADDQALLRQVIGYYHDTLKRSAEALDYLKTRGIAHPEAVTRFQLGYANRTLSYGLPGKAWKEGGRIRGQLAKLGIYRESGHEHFNGSLVIPILDEAGNVTEVYGRKLLDNLRKGTPYHMYLPGPHKGVWNVAALAESKEIILCEALIDALTFWCAGYRNVTAAYGVEGFTPDHLAAFQRYGTERVLIAYDRDEAGDRAAEKLAAKLMAHGIACYRIQFPKGMDANEYALKVAPAAKSLGLAIRSAEWLGQGKAPARPEPVLVAPEETSHQAPEPAPAEPESPVLPPLAAEPAPAVSLDAVALPASPVPPAPSGEVPAEAQGKDLLLTLEDRQYRVRGWEKPLNPETLKVNLMVTRGEHFFVDTLDLYQAKARVAFIRQASLELSEAEDRLKQDLGKILRKVEEVQADQLAEALAEKEKKPELSREEHVEALELLKAPDLTQLVLRHFERMGIVGEEPNKLTGYLAAVSRLLDRPLALLIQSASAAGKSSLMDAMLDLMPEEDVVRYSAMSGQSLFYMGDRALRHKILAIAEEEGAKQAAYALKLLQSEGRVTMASTGKDPQTGMLTTHDYTVEGPVMLCLTTTAIDLDEELLNRCLVLTVNESREQTRAIHALQRRRETLEGLIAKPERERLQKLHRNAQRLLQPLAVVNPYADQLSFRDDQTRSRRDHVKYLTLIRSIALLHQFQREVKVRDGLRYIEVTKDDIALANDLAQEVFYRTVDELLPQTRKLLTLLHAWVQAECERQGVAQADFQFTRRQAREACGWGDTQMKIHLARLQEMEFVVAHKGRQGQTFLYELLYQGEDAEGRARRLGLIDAEALAALATTVTSRGGADHFAAPGRGVVGGVSGGGRSGSDPMNVRLLAGLRFRRSSQAGKRTVPPSKKTLS, encoded by the coding sequence ATGGCCCGTATTGCCGATGCCGAGCTGGAGCGGTTGAAGGCCGAGGTTTCGGTGGAGCGGCTGGTGGAGGCGGCCGGGATCGAGCTGACCCGGAACGGCAAGGACCGGCTCGGCAAGTGCCCTTTCCATGCCGACGGCGAGGCCTCGCTGGTGGTGACACCCGCCAAGAACCTGTTCCACTGCTTTGGCTGCGGGACCGGCGGCGGTCCGATCGACTGGGTGATGAAGCTCCAGGGCATCAGCTTCCGGCATGCGGTGGAGCAGCTGCGGGCGGACCTCGCCCCGGGCGCCCCGGCGTCGGGCCCGGTGGCCTCGAGCGCCCTGCGCAAGCTACCGCCAGCCGTGGCTTTCGACGCCGACGACCAGGCCCTGCTGCGGCAGGTGATCGGCTACTACCACGACACCCTCAAGCGCAGCGCCGAGGCCCTGGACTACCTCAAGACCCGCGGGATCGCGCATCCGGAGGCGGTGACGAGGTTCCAGCTGGGCTACGCGAACCGGACGCTGAGCTATGGCCTCCCGGGCAAGGCCTGGAAGGAGGGCGGCAGGATCCGCGGCCAGCTGGCGAAGCTCGGCATCTACCGGGAGTCTGGCCACGAGCATTTCAACGGCAGCCTGGTGATCCCGATCCTGGACGAGGCCGGCAACGTCACCGAGGTCTACGGCCGCAAGCTCCTGGACAACCTGCGCAAGGGCACGCCCTATCACATGTACCTGCCGGGGCCGCACAAGGGCGTGTGGAACGTGGCGGCGCTGGCCGAGAGCAAGGAGATCATCCTGTGCGAGGCGCTGATCGACGCGCTGACGTTCTGGTGCGCCGGGTATCGCAATGTCACCGCGGCCTACGGGGTGGAGGGGTTCACCCCGGACCACCTGGCCGCGTTCCAGCGCTACGGGACGGAGCGGGTGCTGATCGCCTACGACCGGGACGAGGCCGGGGACCGCGCCGCGGAGAAGCTCGCCGCCAAGCTGATGGCGCACGGGATCGCCTGCTACCGGATCCAGTTCCCGAAGGGCATGGACGCCAACGAGTACGCCCTGAAAGTGGCTCCGGCCGCCAAAAGCCTGGGCCTGGCGATCCGGAGCGCGGAATGGCTGGGCCAGGGGAAGGCGCCGGCGCGGCCGGAGCCGGTGCTGGTCGCGCCGGAAGAAACCAGCCACCAGGCTCCCGAACCCGCCCCGGCGGAACCGGAGTCCCCGGTGCTTCCTCCTTTAGCCGCCGAACCGGCCCCGGCTGTGTCGCTGGACGCGGTGGCGCTGCCGGCGTCGCCGGTGCCGCCGGCGCCCAGCGGCGAGGTTCCGGCCGAGGCCCAGGGCAAGGACCTGCTGCTGACCCTGGAGGACCGCCAGTACCGGGTCCGCGGCTGGGAGAAGCCGCTGAACCCCGAGACCCTGAAGGTGAACCTGATGGTGACCCGGGGTGAGCACTTCTTTGTGGACACCCTGGACCTCTACCAGGCCAAGGCCCGGGTGGCGTTCATCCGCCAAGCCAGCCTGGAGCTGTCCGAGGCCGAGGACCGGCTGAAGCAGGACCTGGGGAAGATCCTGCGCAAGGTCGAGGAGGTCCAGGCCGACCAGTTGGCCGAGGCCCTGGCGGAGAAGGAGAAGAAGCCCGAGCTCAGCCGGGAGGAGCACGTGGAGGCCCTGGAACTGCTCAAGGCGCCGGACCTGACCCAGCTCGTCCTCCGGCACTTCGAGCGGATGGGGATCGTCGGGGAGGAGCCCAACAAGCTCACCGGCTACCTGGCCGCCGTCTCGCGGCTGCTGGACCGGCCCCTGGCCCTGCTGATCCAGTCGGCCAGCGCCGCCGGCAAGTCCAGCCTGATGGACGCCATGCTGGACCTGATGCCCGAGGAGGACGTGGTGCGCTATTCGGCCATGTCCGGGCAGAGCCTGTTCTACATGGGCGACCGGGCGCTAAGGCACAAGATCCTCGCCATCGCCGAGGAGGAGGGCGCCAAACAGGCCGCCTATGCCCTGAAGCTGCTCCAGTCCGAAGGCCGGGTCACCATGGCTTCCACCGGCAAGGACCCCCAAACGGGGATGCTCACGACCCACGACTACACCGTGGAAGGCCCAGTGATGCTGTGCCTGACCACCACGGCGATCGACCTGGACGAGGAACTGCTGAACCGCTGTCTGGTGCTGACGGTGAACGAGAGCCGGGAGCAGACCCGGGCCATCCACGCCCTGCAGCGGCGGCGGGAGACGCTGGAAGGGCTGATCGCCAAGCCCGAGCGGGAGCGGCTGCAGAAGCTGCACCGCAACGCCCAGCGCCTGCTGCAGCCGCTGGCGGTGGTGAACCCCTACGCCGACCAGCTGAGTTTCCGGGACGACCAGACCCGGAGCCGGCGCGACCACGTGAAGTACCTGACCCTGATCCGGTCCATCGCCCTGCTGCACCAGTTCCAGCGGGAGGTGAAGGTGCGGGACGGCCTGCGCTACATCGAGGTCACCAAGGACGACATCGCGCTGGCCAACGACCTGGCCCAGGAGGTGTTCTACCGGACCGTGGACGAGCTGCTGCCACAGACCCGCAAGCTGCTGACCCTGCTCCATGCCTGGGTGCAGGCGGAGTGCGAGCGCCAGGGCGTGGCCCAGGCGGACTTCCAGTTCACCCGCCGGCAGGCGCGGGAGGCCTGCGGCTGGGGGGACACCCAGATGAAGATCCACCTGGCCCGGCTGCAGGAGATGGAGTTCGTGGTGGCGCACAAGGGCCGCCAGGGCCAGACGTTCCTGTACGAGCTGCTCTACCAGGGGGAGGACGCCGAGGGCCGGGCGCGGCGCCTGGGTCTGATTGACGCCGAGGCCCTCGCGGCTTTGGCTACGACGGTGACTTCGCGGGGTGGGGCGGACCACTTCGCGGCCCCCGGTCGGGGGGTGGTCGGGGGGGTGTCGGGGGGTGGTCGGAGCGGTTCGGACCCGATGAACGTGAGGCTGCTGGCGGGTTTGCGGTTCAGGCGGTCCTCGCAGGCGGGAAAACGCACGGTACCGCCTTCGAAGAAGACCCTGTCGTAG
- a CDS encoding CPBP family intramembrane glutamic endopeptidase, which yields MLLKRTLCQIPNLTDVPFFGGGMYTFGSRRILLWLLPCFLQPALVILFGSFGIAFRSQRYLLWYLCYPVVFYLVLALVFWMAHKGMYGVPKGTFGRSLISAAGAVLALYLLSRWAAPQWPCLANSKPLTDFIEGRIVDSAEIPKIFVLSGFLISMLIGPIVEELYFRRMFLGLFNGKIFYCLGGSIIFAMAHVSSGNIVMAFFLGICLSLVYLYSGKIWISCVLHSVFNFLVILK from the coding sequence GTGCTGCTGAAAAGGACTCTTTGCCAGATTCCAAACCTGACTGATGTTCCTTTTTTTGGGGGGGGTATGTATACATTTGGCTCTAGGCGGATATTGCTTTGGTTGTTGCCTTGTTTCCTGCAGCCAGCTTTGGTCATTCTTTTTGGCTCATTTGGCATTGCCTTTCGGTCTCAGCGATATTTATTGTGGTATTTATGCTATCCCGTTGTGTTTTATTTGGTTCTGGCACTAGTTTTTTGGATGGCCCACAAAGGAATGTATGGTGTGCCAAAAGGCACATTCGGAAGATCTTTAATTTCTGCCGCTGGGGCCGTATTGGCATTATACCTGCTTTCAAGATGGGCGGCCCCCCAATGGCCCTGTCTAGCGAATTCAAAACCGTTAACGGATTTTATAGAAGGCCGGATTGTTGATAGCGCGGAGATTCCGAAAATATTTGTTTTATCGGGGTTTTTGATTTCTATGCTAATTGGGCCGATTGTTGAGGAGTTGTATTTCAGGCGCATGTTTCTGGGCTTATTCAATGGAAAAATATTTTATTGCTTGGGTGGATCAATTATATTTGCCATGGCTCATGTCTCCAGCGGAAATATTGTGATGGCGTTCTTTTTGGGAATTTGTTTGTCATTGGTGTACTTGTATTCTGGCAAAATTTGGATTTCATGCGTTCTGCATTCTGTTTTCAATTTTTTAGTAATTTTGAAATGA
- a CDS encoding helix-turn-helix domain-containing protein — protein MAGVIQNRTTVNSHEQQFFKAMGARIAQARKKRGLTQQQMADQLGIAQQTYAHYEVGDVRIPTFALPALGALLGMTPNELLGQTTNPRKAKPGPISKLDQQFERIRQLPRARQQVLMDMLDGVLAQAVH, from the coding sequence ATGGCTGGAGTCATTCAGAACAGGACGACCGTGAACAGCCACGAGCAGCAGTTCTTCAAAGCCATGGGCGCGCGCATCGCCCAGGCCCGGAAAAAGCGGGGCCTGACCCAGCAGCAGATGGCCGACCAGCTCGGCATCGCCCAGCAGACCTACGCGCACTACGAGGTGGGCGACGTGCGCATCCCGACCTTCGCGCTGCCCGCCCTGGGCGCACTGCTCGGCATGACCCCGAACGAACTGCTGGGCCAGACCACCAACCCCCGAAAGGCCAAACCCGGCCCCATTTCCAAGCTCGATCAGCAATTCGAACGCATCCGCCAGCTCCCCCGCGCCCGCCAGCAGGTCCTCATGGACATGCTCGACGGCGTCCTGGCCCAGGCGGTCCACTGA